In Novosphingobium sp. PP1Y, the sequence TGCGGTGCGAGGCGGTGACCGCAAGGCGCGAGCCCCACCAGATGCCCGGTTCGGGGTTGTGGATGCGTACTGTGCCGATAACCTCGTCAGGCTGTCCGCCGATCATCGAAAGGGCGATGATCGGCAAGGCCTGCTCGTCGATGTCGTCACGGTCGTGAAGCGCGAACAGGCCCTGTTCCTCGCAGAAGACGGCGTGGCGCAGTGCTGCCGCACCGGCAAGTTCCCATTCCTGTGTGGCAAACCGCACGATGTAGTCGGCAGAGAGATAGGGCGGCGGGGCGACAAGCTCCATCACGCCACCTGCCCTGCCGGCTGCTTCAGCTTCTCGAAGGTCGAGAGGGCTGAGCAGGCCCCGCATCGAGCGCAACCAGCCTTGACTTTTTCTGCCGCCAGTCCCCCTTCGGCCAGCATCCGGGCCAGCGGCTCCAGAACCGAGCTCATGAAGGCGGGCGCGGGCGAAGGATGGCTTTCGAGCGGGGTGCCCGAAATCGGTACGAAGGGCACGATGAAGGGATAGACGCCGATATCGATCAGCTCTTGCGAGATCTTGAGCAGCGCTTCGCGCGTGTCGCCAAGACCGGCGAGGATATAGGTGGAGACCTGGCCCCGGCCGAAGACGGGCACGGCGGCGCGGAAGGCTTCCATGTAGCGTTCGATCGGCACGCTGGCCTTGCCGGGCATGATCCGGGCTCGCACTTCGGGGGTCACCACTTCGAGGTGCATGCCGAGCGTGTCGATCCCCGCATCGCGCATCGTCGTGAACCATCCATCGTGGTCTGGCGGTTCGCACTGGGCCTGGATCGGCAGGTCTACCGCGGCGCGAATGGCGCGCGCGCTTTCGACCAGGACCGCGGCACCGCGATCGGGCGTAGGCGGGGTGCCGGTGGTCATCACCATGTGCTTGACGCCATCGAGTTCCACCGCCGCGCGGGCAACTTCGGCAAGCTGGGCCGGGGTCTTTTGCGCGATCGTGCGCCCGGCGGCGAGAGACTGGCCGATCGAGCAGAACTGGCAGGTCTTGGTGCGGCTCTGGTAGCGGATGCAGGTCTGCAGGACCGTAGTGGCGAGCACGTCGCGCCCATGAAGCGTGGCGATCTGCGAATAGGGCACGCCGTCAGCGGTTTCGAGCGCGTAAAACTGGGGCTGCGGGGGAAAGGCGATGGTGCCCAGCGCGCGGCCCTCGCAGGTCAGCGTCGCGTTGCCGTCGGCATCGGGACGGCTGGCTTCGAACGGGCTGTCGAAGGCGGTCGCGGTGTGGACGGGGACCATCACGGTCACGCCGTCGATGGTGATGGCCTTGTGATCCGACGGACCCGCCCCGCCGCGGCGGCTCGACGCACCCGAGCGGGGATCAGCCAGCCGGATTCCGGAGGACTGCAACTGTGCGATCATCGCCGCGGTTGTCGCATCGGTCATCTTTTGGGCCATCCTGGGTCTCCGTGAACGGGTGAGCTTGGGCGCGGTTGAGAGCGGGGAAGGGGCGGTCTTCGATCTGGAGGCGGAGCAGTTCGGGG encodes:
- a CDS encoding MSMEG_0567/Sll0786 family nitrogen starvation N-acetyltransferase, which codes for MELVAPPPYLSADYIVRFATQEWELAGAAALRHAVFCEEQGLFALHDRDDIDEQALPIIALSMIGGQPDEVIGTVRIHNPEPGIWWGSRLAVTASHRRVGMIGPALIRLAVSTAHARGCVRFFAQVQARNELLFRRMKWQHLDQIELHGSPHVLMQADLAHYPPIADGVAGLRAEVRRAA
- a CDS encoding MSMEG_0568 family radical SAM protein, producing the protein MAQKMTDATTAAMIAQLQSSGIRLADPRSGASSRRGGAGPSDHKAITIDGVTVMVPVHTATAFDSPFEASRPDADGNATLTCEGRALGTIAFPPQPQFYALETADGVPYSQIATLHGRDVLATTVLQTCIRYQSRTKTCQFCSIGQSLAAGRTIAQKTPAQLAEVARAAVELDGVKHMVMTTGTPPTPDRGAAVLVESARAIRAAVDLPIQAQCEPPDHDGWFTTMRDAGIDTLGMHLEVVTPEVRARIMPGKASVPIERYMEAFRAAVPVFGRGQVSTYILAGLGDTREALLKISQELIDIGVYPFIVPFVPISGTPLESHPSPAPAFMSSVLEPLARMLAEGGLAAEKVKAGCARCGACSALSTFEKLKQPAGQVA